One Candidatus Hinthialibacter antarcticus genomic window carries:
- the hypE gene encoding hydrogenase expression/formation protein HypE: MMDEFAPVCPVPKNEYERVVMAHGGGGALMDRLIESVFRASFRNETLDQRHDSAVLNVGGARIAFTTDSYVVHPLFFPGGDIGSLAVHGTVNDLAMSGARPVALSAGYILEEGLPIETLRKIADSMRDAARRCGVDIVTGDTKVVDKGKGDGVFINTTGIGVIEQDRVIAPTEVREGDAVIVNGDLGRHGIAVLTVREGLQFSSPIESDSAPVHDMVASLLAAGVEVHCLRDLTRGGLASALNEIAEIAKVTVSVDESAAPVRDDVQGVCELLGFDPLYVANEGRFAAFVAPQDAARAVEIIARHEHGQGAAVIGCVEAAASAPVLVKSALGAVRILDRLSGEQLPRIC; encoded by the coding sequence ATGATGGACGAATTTGCTCCGGTGTGTCCGGTTCCTAAAAATGAATATGAGCGCGTAGTGATGGCGCACGGCGGCGGCGGCGCCTTGATGGACCGCCTGATTGAATCCGTTTTTCGCGCCTCGTTTCGTAATGAGACGCTCGACCAGCGCCACGATAGCGCCGTGTTAAATGTGGGCGGCGCCCGCATCGCGTTTACCACCGATTCGTATGTGGTGCATCCGCTGTTTTTTCCCGGCGGCGATATCGGTTCGTTGGCGGTGCATGGCACGGTGAACGATCTCGCCATGAGTGGAGCGCGTCCGGTGGCGTTGAGCGCGGGCTACATTCTCGAAGAAGGCTTACCGATTGAAACCCTGCGCAAAATCGCTGACTCGATGCGCGACGCGGCGCGACGTTGCGGGGTGGATATCGTTACGGGCGACACCAAGGTAGTCGACAAAGGCAAAGGCGACGGCGTGTTTATCAATACCACCGGAATTGGCGTGATCGAACAAGACCGCGTGATCGCGCCGACTGAAGTGCGCGAGGGCGATGCGGTCATCGTCAATGGTGACCTGGGGCGCCACGGCATCGCAGTTCTTACCGTACGCGAGGGGCTGCAATTTTCTTCGCCGATTGAGAGCGACTCCGCCCCGGTGCATGATATGGTTGCATCCTTGCTGGCGGCGGGCGTCGAAGTGCATTGCCTGCGCGACCTGACCCGCGGCGGGCTGGCGTCGGCGCTCAATGAAATTGCAGAGATCGCCAAGGTAACAGTCAGCGTTGATGAAAGCGCGGCGCCAGTGCGCGACGACGTGCAAGGCGTTTGCGAATTATTGGGGTTCGACCCGTTGTACGTTGCGAATGAAGGGCGCTTCGCCGCTTTCGTTGCGCCGCAAGACGCAGCGCGGGCGGTCGAGATCATCGCCCGGCATGAACACGGACAAGGCGCCGCTGTGATCGGCTGCGTCGAAGCGGCGGCAAGCGCTCCCGTGTTGGTCAAAAGCGCGTTGGGCGCGGTGCGCATTCTAGATCGGCTCAGCGGCGAGCAACTGCCGCGTATTTGTTAA